Proteins from one Doryrhamphus excisus isolate RoL2022-K1 chromosome 19, RoL_Dexc_1.0, whole genome shotgun sequence genomic window:
- the LOC131106787 gene encoding ALK and LTK ligand 2-like, which produces MRGLHMHVPVGLVLFMCTLITATPTSTPAPGRNTSRGVRRASELERHEVPWSHRGRTPLVAQRDFHRLKTDKGDQLVAVLLRDLRKMEKYVTHLTGPLYFSPKCREHVRKLHRQRDCRIPAYLKRCARLLTRLASSPQCTEG; this is translated from the exons ATGAGGGGACTGCACATGCATGTCCCCGTGGGACTGGTCCTTTTCATGTGCACGCTCATCACAGCGACCCCGACCTCGACCCCGGCCCCCGGTAGGAACACGAGCCGTGGAGTGAGGAGAGCGTCTGAGCTGGAGAGACACGAGGTCCCGTGGAGCCACCGGGGGAGGACGCCCCTGGTGGCGCAACGGGATTTCCACAGATTGAAAACAGACAAGGGGGATCAGCTTGTCG CTGTACTCCTTCGAGATCTCAGAAAGATGGAGAAATACGTGACACATTTAACAG GTCCGCTCTACTTCAGTCCTAAGTGCCGGGAGCACGTGCGAAAACTGCACCGCCAGAGAGATTGCAGAATACCGGCAT ATTTAAAGAGATGCGCACGGCTTCTCACACGGCTCGCCAGCAGCCCGCAATGCACTGAAGGCTAA